A genomic region of Synechococcus sp. NOUM97013 contains the following coding sequences:
- a CDS encoding NAD(P)H-quinone oxidoreductase subunit N → MPELGALFLSTQALAAPGDLLNLALNAGAVAPEGAVLLAMLATLLVDLAGEKVSVRWVPPICYAGLGTALVLLALQWNAPLESSFLGAFLPDHLAIAFRAVVAASTLLSLLISWRYAEQGGTPVGEYAAILLAATLGAMLLCGATDLVSVFVSLETLSVASYLLSGYMKGDARSSEAALKYLLVGSAAAAVFLYGSSLLYGLSGSTSLEVIGQALLTSPTPLAALALVFVLATVAFKIAAVPFHQWTPDVYEGSPTPVVAFLSVGSKAAGFALALRLLVGCFGSFDTQWKLLFTVLAVLSMTLGNVVALAQTSMKRMLAYSSIGQAGFVMIGLVCGTEDGFAAMILYTAAYLFMNLGAFACIILFSIRTGSDRISDYAGLYQKDPLITLGLSLCLLSLGGIPPMLGFFGKIYLFFAGWADHQYLLVVVGLITSVISIYYYIGVIKMMVVKEPQEASDVVKAYPAIQWDTLGLPPLRVALVTCVVVTAIGGILSNPLFQWASDAVAGTPLLQQAIASVAGTTLG, encoded by the coding sequence ATGCCCGAATTGGGTGCTTTGTTTCTTTCCACTCAGGCGTTGGCAGCCCCTGGCGACCTGCTGAACCTGGCGTTGAACGCCGGAGCTGTCGCCCCTGAGGGTGCAGTGCTGCTAGCCATGCTTGCCACCCTGCTGGTGGATCTGGCCGGCGAGAAGGTGTCCGTTCGCTGGGTTCCACCCATCTGTTACGCAGGTCTTGGCACGGCACTGGTGCTTCTGGCCCTGCAATGGAATGCGCCACTGGAAAGCTCCTTCCTGGGCGCCTTCCTGCCCGATCATCTAGCCATCGCCTTCCGAGCCGTCGTGGCAGCGTCCACCCTGCTGTCGCTGCTGATCAGCTGGCGGTATGCCGAGCAAGGAGGCACACCGGTCGGGGAATACGCCGCGATTCTTCTGGCAGCGACGCTCGGGGCGATGTTGCTCTGCGGAGCCACTGATCTGGTGAGTGTTTTCGTCTCCCTGGAGACGTTGTCCGTCGCCAGTTATCTGCTCTCCGGCTACATGAAAGGCGACGCCCGCAGCTCGGAAGCCGCGCTGAAATATCTCCTGGTGGGCTCAGCTGCAGCCGCTGTTTTTCTCTACGGTTCCTCCCTTCTCTATGGCCTCAGCGGCTCCACAAGCCTTGAGGTGATTGGTCAGGCACTGCTCACTAGCCCCACCCCTCTCGCCGCTTTGGCGCTGGTGTTCGTTCTGGCCACGGTGGCGTTCAAGATTGCAGCCGTGCCCTTTCACCAATGGACCCCCGACGTCTACGAGGGCTCACCCACGCCGGTGGTGGCGTTCCTCTCCGTGGGTTCCAAAGCCGCGGGCTTCGCACTGGCCTTGCGCCTGCTTGTGGGGTGCTTCGGCAGCTTCGACACCCAGTGGAAACTGCTCTTCACCGTTCTGGCCGTGTTGAGCATGACGCTCGGCAATGTCGTAGCCCTGGCGCAGACCTCAATGAAGCGGATGCTGGCTTACAGCTCCATCGGTCAGGCAGGCTTCGTGATGATCGGCCTGGTCTGCGGCACGGAGGACGGCTTTGCCGCAATGATCCTCTACACGGCGGCCTACCTGTTCATGAATCTGGGGGCCTTCGCCTGCATCATCCTGTTCTCGATTCGCACCGGCAGCGATCGGATTTCTGATTACGCGGGTCTGTATCAGAAGGATCCGTTGATCACGCTGGGGCTCAGCCTCTGCCTGCTCTCCCTCGGTGGCATCCCTCCGATGCTGGGTTTCTTCGGCAAGATTTATCTCTTCTTCGCCGGCTGGGCCGATCACCAGTACCTACTGGTGGTGGTAGGCCTGATCACCTCCGTGATCTCGATTTACTACTACATCGGCGTGATCAAGATGATGGTGGTGAAGGAACCTCAGGAAGCGTCCGACGTGGTGAAGGCTTATCCCGCCATTCAATGGGACACCCTTGGCCTTCCCCCCCTGCGTGTGGCCCTAGTCACCTGCGTGGTGGTTACCGCAATCGGAGGAATCCTGTCCAATCCCCTCTTCCAGTGGGCCAGCGATGCCGTTGCCGGCACACCGCTGCTGCAGCAGGCGATCGCCAGTGTTGCCGGAACCACCCTTGGCTAA
- a CDS encoding aldo/keto reductase — protein sequence MQHRSFGEGPPVSLFTLGTMRALQAPDQMLTVLRAALTAGVNHLETAPAYGPAESFLGDALAQLQSEGVQPEGHGWVITTKLLPGLTLDEGQAALKASLERLGINRLDNLAIHGLNLDSHLDWALHGEGARLIDWALNSGTVGQVGFSSHGSNALIHQAIDSQRFRFCCLHLHLLDPTRMPLAQLALQQTMGVLAISPADKGGRLQAPSGQLVEDCRPFQPLELAYRYLLAAGISTLSVGAQTATDLELAHALGQSDGPLQTEESRAIERLDQQRRQRLGHDLCGQCRACLPCPNAVPIPDLLRLRNLALGHELIEFASERYNLIGRAGHWWETVDADACQSCGDCLPRCPHGLAIPELLADTHQRLAAAPRRRLWG from the coding sequence ATGCAGCATCGTTCCTTCGGTGAAGGTCCACCGGTGAGCCTGTTCACGCTGGGCACCATGCGCGCCCTGCAGGCCCCCGATCAGATGCTCACAGTGCTGCGGGCCGCCCTTACCGCGGGGGTAAACCATTTGGAAACGGCCCCTGCCTATGGCCCCGCCGAATCCTTTCTTGGGGACGCCCTGGCGCAACTGCAGAGCGAAGGGGTCCAACCGGAGGGACATGGCTGGGTGATCACCACCAAGCTGTTGCCCGGTCTCACCCTTGACGAGGGCCAAGCCGCTCTGAAGGCCAGCCTTGAGCGTCTTGGGATCAATCGTCTCGACAACCTGGCGATCCACGGCCTGAATCTGGACAGCCATCTCGACTGGGCCCTCCATGGCGAGGGCGCACGATTGATCGATTGGGCCCTGAATAGCGGAACCGTGGGCCAGGTGGGGTTCAGTAGCCACGGCTCCAATGCCCTGATCCATCAGGCAATTGACAGTCAGCGTTTCCGTTTCTGCTGTCTGCATCTGCATCTGCTCGATCCGACGCGCATGCCGCTGGCACAGCTAGCTCTGCAACAGACGATGGGTGTGCTGGCAATTTCACCCGCGGACAAGGGCGGCCGTCTTCAGGCCCCCAGCGGACAATTGGTTGAGGACTGTCGCCCGTTTCAACCACTGGAGCTCGCCTATCGCTACCTGCTGGCCGCAGGCATCAGCACGCTCAGCGTTGGCGCCCAGACCGCAACAGACCTCGAGCTGGCCCACGCGCTCGGCCAGAGCGATGGTCCCCTACAGACCGAGGAATCCCGCGCCATCGAGCGACTGGATCAGCAGCGCCGACAACGACTGGGCCACGACCTCTGCGGGCAGTGTCGCGCCTGCTTGCCCTGTCCGAATGCGGTGCCCATCCCGGATCTGCTGCGCCTGCGCAATTTGGCGCTTGGTCACGAGCTGATCGAATTCGCCAGTGAGCGTTACAACTTGATCGGCAGGGCCGGCCACTGGTGGGAAACGGTCGATGCAGATGCCTGCCAGTCCTGCGGCGACTGCCTTCCGCGCTGCCCCCATGGATTGGCCATTCCAGAGCTTCTGGCCGACACCCACCAGCGACTGGCCGCAGCACCGCGCCGACGTCTCTGGGGCTGA
- a CDS encoding DUF2232 domain-containing protein, with protein MPPTLSRRQALRMMESSYLAAAAALIWLALYYLPVGGALFRLALPLPLALLTVRRGGRAGVEGLAVAILLLVALMGPVRGPLMLFPYGLLSVWMGWCWLHQRSWWLSWGIGLLVGAAGFLVRVVALSLLVGENLWLVITRAGAGLLDRLLDLLQLPIAPDLLLVQLMALALVFIQQLVYVLALHALAYWIFPRLQAPVPEPPPLLHGLVALDPL; from the coding sequence ATGCCTCCAACCCTCAGCCGTCGTCAGGCTCTGCGCATGATGGAGTCTTCGTATCTGGCGGCCGCGGCCGCTTTGATCTGGCTGGCTCTTTACTACCTGCCGGTCGGCGGTGCGCTGTTCCGCCTCGCCCTGCCGCTTCCGCTAGCCCTGCTGACGGTCCGCCGTGGCGGCCGCGCCGGTGTCGAGGGGCTGGCGGTGGCGATTCTGCTGCTGGTCGCCCTGATGGGGCCTGTCCGTGGCCCTCTGATGTTGTTTCCCTACGGCTTGTTGTCGGTCTGGATGGGCTGGTGCTGGTTGCATCAACGCAGCTGGTGGCTCAGCTGGGGCATCGGGCTTCTCGTTGGTGCTGCTGGCTTTCTGGTGAGGGTAGTGGCGCTATCGCTTCTGGTTGGAGAAAATCTGTGGCTGGTGATCACCCGAGCTGGCGCTGGTCTGCTGGATCGCCTGCTCGACCTTCTGCAACTCCCCATCGCTCCGGATCTGCTGTTGGTGCAGCTCATGGCCCTGGCGTTGGTGTTCATCCAGCAGCTGGTGTACGTGCTTGCGCTGCATGCGCTGGCTTACTGGATCTTTCCTCGGTTGCAGGCTCCTGTGCCCGAGCCGCCTCCGCTTTTGCATGGACTGGTCGCCCTCGATCCTCTCTGA
- a CDS encoding nicotinate-nucleotide--dimethylbenzimidazole phosphoribosyltransferase has protein sequence MDWSPSILSDRLAAGQRLTSTPVPAAATPFLRAWCDPAQPLPDLLLLLAGTRTAETKGISAAGCTPEARRITALADAELLLNGPLVAPRWPLPPLPAGVSPALISWVMCDQLGLQPRVVALGLSLPPPFAHLRCEPPAFGPSECVSTGQAMAPERVRQLLQRGRRFGSRLRRPLLLAECVPGGTTTALAVLTGLGLPVDTLVSGSALHPPMRLKQTLVRQGLASCSTGSAVTIEVLLAAVGDPFQAFATGLLLGVVEAKQPVLLAGGSQMAAVLALALQALPPSARQGLSNQVLLGTTSWLAAECLQASAGPSSLMLLLRNLEQHFSVSIQAYAAGLHFSDSRQERLRDFEQGHVKEGVGAGGLTLLAQWRGLPLSGLVMACDRAVDQLLIHGQHGRPAP, from the coding sequence ATGGACTGGTCGCCCTCGATCCTCTCTGACCGGCTCGCGGCAGGTCAGCGGTTGACCAGTACGCCGGTTCCGGCTGCCGCGACACCGTTTCTCCGGGCCTGGTGCGATCCGGCCCAACCTCTGCCGGATCTATTGCTGCTACTGGCTGGCACCAGGACTGCGGAAACCAAGGGGATCTCCGCCGCCGGCTGCACCCCAGAGGCCCGTCGCATCACGGCCCTCGCCGATGCGGAATTGCTGCTGAACGGCCCGTTGGTGGCTCCGCGATGGCCGCTGCCTCCCCTCCCCGCCGGTGTGTCACCGGCTCTAATCAGCTGGGTCATGTGTGATCAGCTCGGTCTCCAACCCCGGGTGGTGGCACTGGGGCTGTCCTTGCCGCCACCGTTCGCTCATCTGCGCTGTGAGCCGCCTGCGTTCGGTCCGTCGGAATGCGTCTCCACAGGGCAGGCCATGGCACCTGAACGGGTGCGCCAGTTGCTGCAGCGTGGTCGCCGTTTCGGCAGTCGATTGCGGCGGCCCTTGCTGCTGGCCGAATGCGTCCCAGGCGGAACCACCACGGCCCTGGCGGTGCTGACCGGTTTGGGTCTGCCGGTGGACACGCTGGTGAGCGGCAGCGCCTTGCACCCCCCGATGAGGCTGAAGCAGACCCTGGTGCGCCAAGGGCTTGCGTCCTGTTCAACGGGTTCCGCTGTCACCATCGAGGTGTTGCTGGCTGCCGTTGGTGATCCGTTCCAGGCTTTTGCGACGGGGCTGCTTCTCGGTGTTGTGGAGGCGAAGCAGCCGGTGTTGCTGGCCGGGGGCAGCCAGATGGCTGCGGTGCTGGCTCTGGCGCTTCAGGCCCTGCCGCCCTCTGCGCGCCAGGGCCTGAGCAACCAGGTGCTGCTGGGCACGACGTCCTGGCTTGCTGCGGAGTGCCTGCAGGCTTCAGCGGGCCCCTCATCACTGATGCTGTTGTTGCGCAACTTGGAGCAGCATTTCTCGGTGTCGATACAGGCTTATGCCGCTGGGCTGCATTTCAGCGACAGCCGGCAGGAACGCTTGCGGGATTTTGAGCAGGGACATGTGAAAGAGGGGGTCGGCGCGGGTGGGCTCACCCTGTTGGCCCAGTGGCGTGGTTTGCCGCTTAGTGGCCTGGTGATGGCCTGTGATCGTGCAGTGGATCAATTGCTGATCCATGGACAACACGGCAGGCCTGCCCCGTAG
- a CDS encoding ABC transporter ATP-binding protein — MAKAEGADRLPVAELRGVNKIYGSGAGLVKALDQLDLTVCQGDYVAVMGASGSGKSTAMNILGCLDRPSEGSYCLNGQAVEDLDDDALADLRNQQLGFVFQQFHLLPHATALENVMLPMIYAGVPVQQRREQASQALDRVGLADRMQNRPNQLSGGQQQRVAIARAIINEPSLLLADEPTGALDSRTTDDVLNLFDALHAQGITLVLVTHEDDVAARAERVAHFRDGRIERWNERPKPAGWTGTG, encoded by the coding sequence TTGGCTAAGGCAGAGGGAGCCGACCGGCTCCCCGTCGCTGAACTTCGCGGCGTGAACAAGATCTATGGCAGTGGTGCCGGGCTGGTCAAAGCACTCGATCAGCTCGATCTCACCGTTTGTCAAGGCGATTACGTGGCCGTGATGGGGGCCAGCGGATCAGGCAAGAGCACAGCCATGAACATTCTCGGCTGTCTGGATCGCCCTAGCGAGGGGTCCTATTGCCTCAACGGTCAGGCTGTTGAGGACCTTGATGATGATGCGCTGGCCGACCTGCGCAACCAGCAGCTGGGATTCGTGTTTCAGCAGTTCCATCTGCTGCCCCATGCGACAGCACTGGAAAATGTGATGCTGCCGATGATCTACGCGGGAGTGCCCGTGCAGCAGCGACGCGAGCAAGCCAGCCAAGCCCTGGACCGAGTCGGTCTGGCGGATCGCATGCAGAACAGGCCGAACCAACTCTCCGGCGGCCAACAGCAGCGCGTCGCCATCGCCAGGGCCATCATCAACGAACCCAGCCTGCTGCTGGCAGATGAACCCACCGGAGCACTGGATTCCCGCACCACCGACGATGTGCTCAACCTGTTTGATGCCCTGCATGCCCAGGGAATCACGTTGGTGCTTGTGACCCACGAAGATGACGTCGCGGCACGCGCCGAACGGGTGGCCCATTTCCGCGATGGTCGTATCGAACGCTGGAACGAGCGACCCAAACCAGCTGGGTGGACAGGGACAGGCTGA
- a CDS encoding riboflavin synthase translates to MFTGLVQAVGRVERRGHALLVEGCAAFSPLMLGDSVAVDGVCLTVAELVGDGFLANVSEETLQRTILGAKASQGAAVNLEPALRLSDRLGGHLVSGHVDGIGEVVAVEALPQSWHLEVRWRDPFFGRYICDKASVAVNGISLTVAGCAEQGAKFWVAVIPHTWSVTALRDLQVGDAVNLEIDLLARYTERLLSTASPQPQGDTVTAAWLAEHGWG, encoded by the coding sequence ATGTTCACGGGTTTGGTTCAGGCGGTGGGTCGCGTCGAGCGGCGTGGTCATGCGCTGCTGGTGGAAGGCTGTGCAGCTTTCTCCCCTTTGATGCTGGGTGACAGCGTGGCCGTGGATGGTGTCTGCCTGACCGTGGCAGAGCTGGTTGGTGATGGTTTTCTGGCGAACGTCAGCGAAGAGACCCTGCAGCGAACGATCCTGGGCGCCAAAGCTTCGCAGGGGGCAGCGGTGAATCTCGAACCAGCCCTGCGTCTCTCCGATCGTCTGGGCGGCCACCTGGTGAGCGGCCACGTGGATGGCATCGGTGAGGTGGTGGCCGTGGAGGCCCTTCCCCAGTCGTGGCACCTGGAAGTGCGCTGGCGGGATCCGTTCTTCGGTCGCTACATCTGCGACAAAGCCAGTGTTGCGGTAAATGGCATCAGTCTCACCGTGGCGGGCTGCGCCGAGCAGGGAGCCAAGTTCTGGGTGGCCGTGATCCCTCACACCTGGTCGGTGACCGCCTTGCGGGATCTGCAGGTGGGGGATGCGGTGAATCTGGAGATCGACCTGCTGGCCCGTTATACGGAGCGACTGCTCAGTACTGCCTCACCCCAGCCGCAGGGTGACACCGTCACCGCCGCATGGCTGGCCGAACACGGCTGGG
- a CDS encoding bifunctional nuclease family protein, translating to MSVAGIALDASSRSPIVLLRDPSRTRQVPIWIDQAQAHNIMAGLNDTPQPRPLSHDLMAALLEAGRLRLERVIIHAIEDSTFRAVLRLQPLDDETEDDDESDGDLESDHRLEIDARPSDAIALAIRTGSSVWMLEEVVAEASIAVDAEADAEDRDEFRRFLDQLSPAALVRHLESRPPGDSRDAQSDTPPS from the coding sequence ATGAGCGTGGCGGGAATCGCCCTTGATGCCAGCAGTCGCAGTCCGATCGTGCTGCTGCGAGATCCATCCAGAACCCGTCAGGTGCCGATCTGGATTGATCAGGCCCAGGCCCACAACATCATGGCCGGCCTCAACGACACGCCACAGCCCAGGCCGCTCAGCCACGACCTCATGGCCGCTCTGCTCGAAGCAGGGCGGCTGCGATTGGAGCGAGTGATCATCCACGCCATCGAAGACAGCACCTTTCGCGCGGTGCTGCGGTTGCAGCCCCTCGATGATGAAACAGAAGACGACGATGAAAGCGATGGTGATCTGGAAAGCGATCACCGGCTGGAGATTGATGCGCGCCCCAGTGATGCCATTGCTCTGGCCATCCGCACCGGCAGCAGCGTCTGGATGCTGGAGGAAGTGGTCGCCGAGGCCTCGATCGCAGTGGATGCCGAGGCGGATGCGGAAGACAGGGACGAATTCCGTCGCTTCCTGGATCAGCTGAGCCCGGCCGCACTGGTGCGCCACCTGGAATCACGGCCCCCTGGCGATTCCCGCGACGCGCAGAGCGACACCCCGCCCTCTTGA
- the topA gene encoding type I DNA topoisomerase — translation MAHTLVIVESPTKARTIRGFLPKDFRVEASMGHVRDLPNNASEIPAAQKGQKWANLGVNTEADFEPLYVVPKDKKKTVKELKDALKGADQLLLATDEDREGESISWHLLQLLAPKVPVKRMVFHEITKEAIGRALEQTRELDMELVHAQETRRILDRLVGYTLSPLLWKKVAWGLSAGRVQSVAVRLLVQRERARRAFRSGSYWDLKAALEQAGTRFDAKLTHLEGQRIATGNDFDESTGGLKEGSKVRLLSEGDARTLSEAVKAAAWAVTTVEEKPTVRRPVPPFTTSTLQQESNRKLRLSARETMRCAQGLYERGFITYMRTDSVHLSDQAISAARSCVESRYGKEYLSKAPRQFSTKARNAQEAHEAIRPAGESFRAPQETGLDGRDLALYELIWKRTVASQMAEARLTMLSVDLSAAEAVFRASGKRIDFPGFFRAYVEGSDDPDAALEGQEVLLPALKVGDAPNLQDVEALGHQTQPPARFSEASLVKMLEKEGIGRPSTYASIIGTIVDRGYASLLNNSLTPSFTAFAVTALLEEHFPDLVDTSFTARMENTLDEISHGKVQWLPYLEGFYKGDEGLESQVHQREGDIDPGASRTIDLEGLPCVVRIGRFGAYLEAKRVGDDGEEELIKATLPREITPADLDQEQAELILKQKADGPEALGEDPETGDLVYLLFGQYGPYVQRGQVSDDNPKPKRASLPKGVKPEDLSLDDALGLLRLPRLLGEHPDGGKVQAGLGRFGPYVVLDKGKGEKDYRSLKGDDDVLAIGLTRALELLAMPKRGRGGRTALKDLGKPEGSDETVQVYDGPYGLYVKQGKVNASLPEGKGADDVTLEEAVELLAAKAASKKGGRKSASAKKPAAKKSTAKKPAAKKPAAKKPPATTKTGRLRASAVRVIKPADS, via the coding sequence TTGGCGCACACCCTGGTCATCGTTGAGAGCCCCACCAAGGCCCGCACCATCCGTGGATTCCTGCCCAAGGACTTCCGGGTGGAGGCCTCCATGGGACATGTGCGCGACCTTCCCAACAACGCGAGTGAGATACCTGCTGCTCAAAAAGGGCAGAAGTGGGCCAATCTCGGCGTCAACACCGAAGCCGACTTCGAGCCCCTCTACGTGGTTCCGAAGGACAAGAAGAAGACGGTGAAAGAGCTGAAAGATGCCCTCAAGGGTGCTGATCAGCTGCTCCTGGCGACTGACGAAGACCGCGAGGGAGAGAGCATCAGCTGGCATCTGCTGCAACTGCTGGCGCCGAAGGTGCCGGTCAAGCGCATGGTGTTTCACGAGATCACCAAGGAGGCCATTGGTCGCGCTCTCGAGCAGACCCGTGAGCTCGACATGGAGCTGGTCCATGCTCAGGAAACCCGCCGAATCCTTGACCGTCTGGTCGGTTACACCCTGTCGCCTCTGTTGTGGAAGAAGGTGGCTTGGGGGCTCTCGGCCGGACGTGTGCAGTCGGTGGCCGTGCGTTTGCTGGTGCAGCGCGAACGGGCCAGGCGTGCGTTCCGCAGTGGCAGTTACTGGGACCTGAAGGCGGCCCTTGAGCAGGCCGGCACGCGTTTCGACGCCAAGCTCACTCATCTGGAGGGGCAACGGATCGCCACCGGCAATGACTTCGATGAGAGCACCGGTGGGCTGAAGGAGGGCAGCAAGGTCCGACTGCTGAGTGAGGGCGATGCCCGCACGCTTTCGGAAGCCGTGAAAGCCGCTGCCTGGGCTGTCACTACGGTCGAAGAGAAGCCGACGGTGCGCAGGCCCGTGCCGCCGTTCACCACCAGCACTCTGCAGCAGGAATCGAACAGAAAACTGCGTCTCTCGGCCCGCGAGACCATGCGTTGCGCGCAGGGTCTCTACGAGCGTGGCTTCATCACCTACATGCGCACCGATTCGGTGCATCTCTCCGACCAGGCCATCAGTGCGGCTCGCAGCTGCGTGGAGTCGCGCTACGGCAAGGAATATCTGAGCAAAGCGCCCCGGCAGTTCAGCACCAAGGCCCGCAATGCGCAGGAGGCCCATGAGGCGATTCGCCCCGCTGGCGAGAGCTTCCGTGCCCCCCAGGAGACCGGCCTTGATGGCAGGGATCTGGCCCTCTACGAACTGATCTGGAAACGCACGGTTGCCAGCCAGATGGCTGAAGCTCGCCTCACCATGCTGTCGGTGGATCTCAGTGCTGCTGAGGCAGTGTTCCGCGCCAGCGGCAAGCGGATCGATTTTCCCGGATTCTTCCGCGCTTACGTCGAGGGCAGCGACGATCCCGATGCAGCGCTGGAGGGCCAGGAAGTGCTGCTGCCGGCCCTGAAGGTTGGTGATGCTCCCAACCTTCAGGACGTGGAAGCGCTCGGTCACCAGACTCAGCCACCAGCACGTTTTTCCGAAGCCTCTCTGGTGAAGATGCTCGAGAAGGAGGGCATCGGCCGGCCATCCACCTATGCGTCGATCATCGGCACGATCGTGGATCGCGGCTATGCCTCTCTCCTCAACAACTCCCTCACCCCCAGCTTTACGGCCTTTGCGGTGACGGCGCTTCTTGAGGAGCATTTCCCCGATCTCGTCGACACCTCCTTCACCGCCCGGATGGAGAACACGCTCGATGAGATCTCGCATGGCAAGGTGCAGTGGCTGCCCTACCTGGAAGGTTTTTACAAAGGCGATGAGGGCCTCGAATCCCAGGTGCATCAACGGGAAGGTGACATCGATCCGGGGGCATCACGCACCATTGATCTCGAGGGTCTCCCCTGCGTGGTGCGCATCGGCCGTTTCGGTGCCTACCTGGAGGCCAAGCGGGTCGGTGACGATGGCGAGGAGGAGCTGATCAAGGCCACCCTGCCCCGCGAGATCACCCCTGCCGATCTCGACCAGGAGCAGGCTGAACTCATCCTCAAGCAGAAGGCTGATGGGCCTGAAGCACTCGGCGAAGATCCCGAAACCGGTGACCTGGTTTACCTGCTGTTCGGTCAGTACGGCCCTTATGTGCAGCGGGGGCAGGTCAGCGACGACAACCCCAAGCCCAAGCGCGCCTCACTGCCGAAGGGCGTCAAGCCCGAAGATCTCAGTCTTGACGATGCGTTGGGCTTGCTGCGCTTGCCCCGACTCCTCGGTGAGCACCCTGACGGCGGCAAGGTGCAGGCCGGTCTCGGTCGTTTCGGGCCCTATGTGGTCTTGGATAAGGGCAAAGGGGAGAAGGACTACCGCTCCCTCAAGGGCGATGACGACGTGCTTGCGATCGGCCTCACCCGTGCGCTGGAACTATTGGCCATGCCCAAACGCGGCCGTGGTGGACGCACGGCGCTCAAGGATCTGGGCAAGCCGGAGGGCAGCGATGAGACCGTGCAGGTCTATGACGGTCCCTACGGGCTCTACGTGAAGCAGGGCAAGGTCAATGCCTCTCTGCCCGAAGGAAAGGGGGCGGACGACGTCACCTTGGAAGAGGCGGTGGAACTTCTCGCGGCCAAGGCGGCGAGCAAGAAGGGTGGTCGAAAGTCGGCATCCGCCAAGAAACCTGCAGCCAAAAAGTCAACGGCGAAAAAGCCAGCGGCCAAGAAGCCTGCTGCCAAAAAGCCTCCGGCCACTACGAAAACAGGGCGGCTGCGCGCCAGTGCGGTGCGTGTGATTAAACCTGCCGATTCCTGA
- a CDS encoding ABC transporter substrate-binding protein codes for MKAVVPPESPLNRRRFLQLAALTAAAGLSGCSRGNAVPTLRAAADTLPALWRRRLPSPWTFAPFSNAAAVTDAWPPSTDLLALSDGWLAGLAPSQLQAIAAAPLVTRLGPLGKRFLADTPEAWSGLLLPVGFSPWVMLIRREGGTVPDPDEGWNLLLDPAFEGKLLLPSSPRLLASLADRIDGPDPLRRLRAAALSFDDRFALNWLLQGDARLAVVPLQRCMRALQQDPRLTVVLPQQGAPLHWTLLLRPKDTSEPLPQAWVEEAWTSPLLTRMLSQGWIPPLPSAMLAAAASRVPKRLLPALLPPATVWESCWTLFPLESPQELSLQDRWDASAP; via the coding sequence ATGAAGGCCGTTGTCCCCCCGGAGTCACCGCTGAATCGCCGCCGCTTTCTCCAGCTCGCTGCCCTCACCGCCGCAGCTGGTCTCAGTGGCTGCAGTCGTGGCAATGCCGTACCCACCCTGAGAGCCGCAGCAGATACCCTGCCTGCGCTCTGGCGGCGACGTCTTCCCTCCCCCTGGACATTCGCACCCTTCAGCAATGCCGCTGCGGTGACAGATGCCTGGCCGCCATCCACCGATCTTCTGGCGCTGAGCGATGGTTGGCTGGCAGGCCTGGCGCCATCACAGCTCCAGGCGATCGCTGCCGCACCGCTCGTCACCCGACTGGGCCCACTGGGCAAGCGGTTTCTGGCCGACACCCCTGAGGCTTGGTCGGGACTGCTGCTGCCGGTGGGCTTTAGTCCTTGGGTGATGTTGATCCGCAGAGAAGGCGGCACTGTCCCCGATCCGGATGAAGGCTGGAACCTCCTTCTCGACCCGGCGTTTGAGGGCAAGCTGTTGCTGCCATCCAGTCCAAGGCTGCTGGCTTCCCTGGCGGATCGGATCGATGGCCCTGACCCGTTGCGGCGTCTGCGTGCCGCTGCGCTCAGCTTTGACGATCGCTTTGCGTTGAACTGGTTGTTGCAGGGTGACGCCCGGCTGGCGGTTGTGCCCTTGCAGCGCTGCATGCGTGCCCTGCAGCAGGATCCACGCTTGACGGTCGTGCTGCCGCAGCAAGGGGCTCCTCTGCACTGGACGCTGTTGCTGCGCCCGAAGGACACCTCCGAACCACTGCCACAAGCTTGGGTGGAGGAAGCCTGGACCTCCCCGCTCCTGACGCGGATGTTGTCGCAGGGTTGGATTCCACCCCTGCCATCTGCAATGCTCGCCGCCGCCGCCAGTCGGGTCCCCAAGCGCTTGCTGCCCGCCCTTCTGCCCCCCGCAACGGTCTGGGAGTCCTGCTGGACATTGTTCCCCTTGGAGTCTCCGCAGGAGTTGTCGCTGCAGGATCGCTGGGATGCTTCAGCTCCATAG